Proteins encoded within one genomic window of Trichoderma asperellum chromosome 2, complete sequence:
- a CDS encoding uncharacterized protein (EggNog:ENOG41~TransMembrane:9 (o15-36i43-65o94-114i135-154o160-181i352-380o410-431i452-471o504-521i)), with protein MPEIASAPTPVGSTIFSVIALLLVSLGVLLILRYYLPLRTTPAFYLVPIFFALWLPSVLVLLVPIDLASSAITDDVASRGIWLPQRVVLVLWRITYWLTFCLTWFILPILAEYSDTGYREPWDRFMYSLRANAQFYAMVLGASFVGLIYIFVSYEFSFTALKALIMALAYCWGLVLAIYLMGHGLVSIPRQLLRSGSISGKLRSLQIKAPRVYEKMEDSLTGVEEIEQQIAELSRRKTGSAAAFQDWIEELQEMASIPESQPRPTLLDPAVNTQAVPHVITEKYLADLTRKYVRARHSRSRYVGEWSRLVQSAAKLQMILDSVASKKLDFGSASPHAGFWDKVKILTPYSRYVCYFYVFPYMRMACGAVLAFASSCIIWSEIVKFPFPKLSIIRVSVVHHWVGDKAQVGFAGQAISAFWICYMCIAALSSMTEVRVWRGRALVRRNTGHEAAFWYAMQVAKLSVPLSYNFLTFLSSEVYEKTIFYNFLGKYVDVTPLGKWFDNFFPIALVIPVLAALFGVYGKVKRIFTGVDIIDEEDDNPSGYGTGSWREGRDLIARELGGNSTPRRSGTAANGASGRAAPILSVPAIQDSVASPSRSPARSPVGNNRRAGQSTHPRFTDEPPEDDNIFTILGHRMKNTVDAFETPQWFQDIGQGIKKPKWMGGDDAQPAASGSNNSNNNDNGSNIRNWFGGGDSHIRL; from the exons ATGCCTGAAATTGCGAGTGCCCCGACGCCAGTTGGCTCTACCATCTTCTCCGTCATCGCCCTCCTCCTAGTGTCGCTCGGAGTGCTTCTCATATTGCGCTACTACCTCCCGCTTCGAACCACGCCGGCCTTCTACCTCGTCCCCATATTCTTCGCCTTGTGGCTTCCGTCGGTGCTCGTCTTGCTGGTTCCAATAGACCTTGCTTCGAGCGCCATAACCGACGATGTAGCTTCGAGGGGCATCTGGCTGCCCCAGCGGGTGGTCTTGGTACTATGGCGAATCACATATTGGTTGACGTTTTGCTTGACATG GTTCATCCTCCCCATTCTTGCCGAGTACTCCGACACTGGATATCGCGAGCCCTGGGACAGGTTCATGTACTCCCTCCGTGCCAACGCTCAATTCTACGCCATGGTCTTGGGAGCTAGCTTTGTCGGACTGATCTACATATTCGTCTCCTACGAGTTCTCCTTCACGGCCCTCAAGGCCCTCATAATGGCTCTAGCCTACTGCTGGGGTTTGGTGCTTGCCATTTACCTGATGGGTCACGGGCTGGTTTCCATACCAAGGCAGCTACTTCGAAGCGGAAGTATCAGTGGCAAACTACGGAGTTTGCAGATCAAGGCGCCCAGAGTATatgagaagatggaagactCCTTAACGGGTGTCGAGGAGATTGAACAGCAGATTGCGGAGCTCAGTCGACGAAAAACGGGAAGCGCCGCGGCCTTCCAGGATTGGATCGAGGAGCTTCAGGAGATGGCCAGCATCCCTGAATCGCAACCCCGGCCGACGCTTCTGGATCCAGCAGTAAATACCCAAGCTGTTCCACATGTCATAACAGAAAAATATCTCGCCGACTTGACCCGAAAGTATGTGCGAGCACGCCACTCTCGATCTCGATACGTTGGAGAGTGGAGTCGACTGGTGCAGTCAGCGGCCAAGCTTCAGATGATTTTGGACTCGGTGGCCTCTAAGAAACTAGACTTTGGCAGCGCCTCTCCCCATGCCGGATTTTGGGACAAGGTGAAGATATTAACACCTTACTCTCGATACGTTTGCTACTTCTACGTCTTTCCATACATGCGGATGGCCTGTGGTGCCGTTTTGGCTTTCGCATCATCCTGCATTATTTGGTCGGAAATTGTCAAATTTCCTTTCCCTAAGCTGTCCATTATCCGTGTCAGCGTTGTCCACCACTGGGTTGGCGACAAGGCCCAGGTCGGATTTGCAGGGCAGGCCATCTCAGCATTCTGGATTTGCTACATGTGCATTGCCGCTCTTTCATCCATGACCGAAGTCAGGGTATGGCGCGGACGAGCCCTCGTGAGAAGAAATACCGGCCACGAGGCGGCATTCTGGTACGCAATGCAAGTGGCAAAGCTCAGTGTCCCGCTTTCATACAATTTCCTTACCTTCTTGTCGAGCGAGGTCTACGAAAAGACCATCTTCTACAACTTCCTTGGAAAATATGTTGACGTCACCCCCTTGGGTAAATGGTTTGACAACTTTTTCCCCATCGCCCTCGTCATTCCCGTCTTGGCTGCTCTTTTTGGAGTGTACGGAAAGGTCAAGCGCATATTTACCGGAGTAGACATTAtcgacgaggaagatgacaaCCCATCGGGCTATGGCACTGGTTCTTGGCGTGAAGGACGTGATCTCATCGCCAGAGAGCTAGGAGGGAACTCGACGCCGCGACGCAGCGGCACTGCAGCCAACGGGGCCTCGGGTCGAGCAGCCCCGATTCTGTCCGTTCCCGCCATCCAAGATTCGGTCGCTAGCCCGTCAAGGTCGCCGGCCCGCTCTCCAGTCGGGAACAATCGTCGAGCTGGCCAATCAACACACCCTCGCTTCACGGATGAACCGCCCGAAGATGACAATATCTTTACGATTCTCGGGCACCGTATGAAGAATACAGTTGATGCGTTTGAGACGCCACAGTGGTTCCAAGATATCGGACAGGGCATTAAGAAGCCAAAGTGGATGGGAGGAGATGATGCCCAGCCTGCCGCCAGTGggagcaacaacagcaacaacaacgatAATGGAAGCAACATTCGAAACTGGTTTGGAGGCGGGGATAGCCATATCCGCCTCTAG
- a CDS encoding mitochondrial 54S ribosomal protein bL12m: MALPCRFAARSCARQLRSATSSRSSAQMLRVSCTTRRYNSTEADAANPKIADIVDQISKLTLLETADLVSSLKSKLNIPDMPIGGFAAAPAAAPAAAVEEAEEAPAAPAEKTLFTLKLQSIDAAAKAKVIKEVKGLLGLSLVDSKKFVESAPKMMKENVPKEEAEKIIATMKELGAVVAME; the protein is encoded by the exons ATGGCTCTCCCGTGTCGGTTTGCGGCGCGCAGCTGCGCTCGCCAGTTGCGATCAGCCACCTCTTCTCGATCCTCCGCACAAATGCTCCGAGTGTCATGCACAACGAGACGGTACAACTCAACAGAGGCCGACGCCGCAAACCCCAAGATTGCCGACATTGTCGACCAGATCAGCAAGCTGACGCTGCTGGAGACTGCCGATTTGGTCTCAAGCCTAAAA AGCAAACTGAACATTCCCGATATGCCCATCGGCGGCTTTGCTGCcgctcctgctgctgcccccgccgctgctgttgaggAAGCCGAGGAGGCCCCTGCCGCCCCTGCCGAGAAGACTCTCTTCACCCTGAAACTGCAGTCAAttgacgccgccgccaaggccaaggtcaTCAAGGAAGTCAAGGGCCTGCTGGGCTTGAGTTTGGTCGACAGCAAGAAGTTCGTCGAGAGCGcgccgaagatgatgaaggagaaCGTGCCCAAggaggaggccgagaagaTCATTGCCACCATGAAGGAGCTCGGTGCTGTGGTCGCAATGGAGTAA
- the HAT1 gene encoding histone acetyltransferase 1 (BUSCO:EOG092D2YAG): MAGLPDLAEWLQDSNDALNISLVGPSKSGLNTIATFHPKFTYSIFGDDEKIFGYKGLKIQLRYRANDMRPHLRLAYSKKFKPVGEHEPTDVVGTLEEGGHLPKVAFAKASDFENSSQQLGDDWSPPGTLHETFQGPDGQYEIWKGTLVDPAVKQLNSRIQILVPMLIDGGSYIGQDPESDSPELDYSDADRWTFFFLYRKQKSTDDPEKSAYTFVGYATVYRFFYFKPPMTPPASPGENWELPTGHMDLSLLPCRTRLSQFIILPPFQGKGSGARLYNTVFKHYHSHAQTHEFTVENPNEAFDDLRDICDLAFLRTMPEFNELHVDTTVKIPKSGPLPPLITGAENLENIRLQAKIAPRQFYRVLEMHLMSQLPRSVRPTMSLDDDVPSPTAADKHKEKLWQLIVKQRLYRHNKEALAQVDVSQRIDKLSETLSSVELEYARLLAAHDRAVKHSNQLNGKRKLDESLADASFSKKARVEDA; this comes from the exons ATGGCTGGTCTTCCTGACCTCGCAGAGT GGCTTCAGGACTCCAATGATGCGTTGAACATTAGCCTCGTGGGGCCGTCGAAATCGGGCCTGAATACAATTGCGACGTTCCACCCCAAGTTCACGTATTCCATCTttggcgacgatgagaaAATCTTCGGATACAAGGGCTTGAAGATCCAGCTGCGGTACCGTGCTAATGATATGCGGCCGCACCTGCGCCTTGCATACAGCAAAAAGTTCAAGCCTGTTGGTGAACATGAGCCCACTGATGTAGTGGGGACTCTGGAGGAGGGAGGCCATCTGCCAAAAG TTGCGTTCGCTAAAGCGTCGGATTTTGAAAACAGCTCACAGCAGCTTGGCGACGACTGGTCCCCTCCTGGAACGCTCCACGAAACCTTTCAAGGCCCCGATGGCCAGTATGAAATCTGGAAGGGCACCCTCGTTGACCCTGCCGTGAAGCAGCTAAACAGCCGCATTCAGATCCTGGTTCCTATGCTTATCGATGGAGGCTCCTATATCGGCCAGGATCCAGAGTCAGACTCGCCAGAGTTGGATTATTCGGATGCGGACCGGTggactttcttttttctctaccGCAAGCAAAAATCCACTGATGATCCGGAGAAAAGCGCGTATACCTTTGTCGGTTATGCCACTGTCTACcgcttcttttatttcaaGCCGCCCATGACACCGCCAGCCTCTCCCGGGGAAAACTGGGAGCTTCCCACAGGCCACATGGATTTATCTCTGCTCCCGTGCAGGACAAGGCTCTCACAATTCATCATTCTCCCACCATTCCAAGGCAAGGGCAGTGGTGCGCGCCTCTACAATACCGTCTTCAAGCACTACCACAGCCACGCTCAGACACATGAATTCACAGTTGAGAATCCCAATGAAGCTTTTGATGATCTGCGAGACATCTGTGACCTGGCCTTTTTGAGAACAATGCCTGAATTTAACGAGCTTCATGTCGACACCACAGTAAAGATTCCCAAATCAGGGCCTCTACCTCCCCTGATCACCGGCGCAGAAAATCTCGAGAACATTCGATTGCAGGCCAAGATTGCCCCTCGTCAGTTCTATCGAGTTCTAGAGATGCATTTGATGTCCCAACTGCCACGATCTGTCCGCCCAACCATGTCTCTGGATGACGATGTTCCGTCACCTACAGCTGCGGATAAACACAAAGAAAAGTTGTGGCAGCTTATTGTCAAACAGCGACTATATCGCCATAACAAGGAGGCTCTTGCGCAAGTAGATGTCTCCCAGAGAATTGACAAGCTATCAGAAACACTGAGCAGTGTCGAGTTGGAATACGCCAGGCTTTTGGCAGCTCACGATCGTGCTGTCAAGCATTCGAATCAATTAAATGGGAAGCGGAAACTGGATGAGTCTTTGGCCGACGCTTCGTTCAGCAAGAAGGCTAGAGTGGAAGATGCGTGA
- a CDS encoding uncharacterized protein (TransMembrane:4 (i20-43o63-86i98-119o174-197i)), with protein MKHRRLSRYSCRVKEGKSRLAGAFHSARCRVYTKILVPFLAYFDDLTGQQPLWRGVQPFRGRFGPFFFTLTRSNLVFLFIATWASLRYQNIPAVFSLNPLFLTLASLATTSVAILRPFFSFCLSSLQSFFSNRIFGLFGRLVTASNKKTNSGAMSSSNMLALTHHSTPQPPQDLTMAVLGCGTMGIAILNGILTSLVEMQGPKPLQSGASTPAEDVPRSLPSRFIACVRTPETAKKVKSALWEHSSVLKVVRNENLSAVQQAQVILLTCKPYMVKEILGAPGMAKSLHGKLLISVCAGITVEQLEIALHGAVPSKDPEEDGRCRIVRAMCNTAALIRESMTVISATVPPLPLETELLVTWIFKRVGDVVYLPARYMNASTALCGSGPAFYALFLEAAIEGAVAMGLPRAEATRMATQTMRGTTGLIQSGEHPALLREKVCTPGGCTVNGVLVLEEERVRGTISKAVREATLVAGQLGKNIQAANNVPQNDIHPHYDE; from the exons ATGAAACATCGTCGGCTGAGCCGTTATTCATGCCGTGTAAAAGAAGGCAAATCCAGGCTGGCCGGTGCATTCCATTCCGCACGCTGCCGTGTTTACACGAAAATCCTTGTCCCCTTTTTGGCATATTTTGACGATCTGACTGGGCAGCAACCGTTATGGAGGGGGGTTCAGCCGTTTAGGGGGCGGtttggcccttttttttttacccttaCTCGCAGCAACCTAGTTTTTCTATTTATTGCAACTTGGGCCAGCTTGAGATACCAGAACATCCCGGCAGTCTTTTCCCTCAACCCCCTGTTCTTGACACTTGCAAGCCTGGCAACAACTTCGGTGGCCATCCttcgtccttttttttccttctgtctctcttctcttcagtCCTTCTTTTCAAATAGAATATTTGGTCTTTTTGGCCGCTTGGTCACCgctagtaataaaaaaactaattccGGCGCCATGTCTTCCTCCAACATGCTGGCTCTCACGCATCACAGCACGCCCCAGCCTCCTCAGGACCTGACCATGGCGGTCTTGGGCTGCG GGACCATGGGAATTGCCATCCTCAATGGCATCCTCACCTCCCTGGTCGAGATGCAGGGCCCCAAGCCGCTGCAGTCTGGCGCCTCTACGCCCGCAGAAGATGTTCCGCGCTCTCTGCCGTCTCGCTTCATCGCCTGCGTGAGAACTCCGGAAACGGCCAAGAAGGTCAAAAGTGCCCTCTGGGAGCACTCATCCGTGCTCAAGGTTGTTCGCAATGAGAATCTGTCCGCCGTCCAGCAGGCTCAGGTCATCCTGCTGACCTGCAAGCCCTACATGGTCAAGGAGATTCTGGGGGCACCCGGCATGGCCAAGTCGCTGCATGGCAAACTCCTCATCAGCGTCTGCGCTGGCATCACGGtcgagcagctggagatCGCCCTGCACGGCGCGGTCCCCTCCAAGGATCCCGAAGAGGATGGCCGCTGCAGAATTGTTCGGGCCATGTGCAACACCGCGGCCCTTATCAGAGAGTCCATGACTGTCATCAGCGCTACTGTCCCGCCCCTGCCCCTGGAGACAGAGCTCCTGGTTACCTGGATCTTCAAGCGCGTGGGTGACGTCGTCTATCTGCCCGCGCGATACATGAACGCCTCAACGGCCCTGTGCGGCTCTGGACCGGCCTTTTACGCCCTTTTCCTCGAGGCTGCCATCGAGGGAGCCGTTGCAATGGGTCTCCCCCGTGCTGAAGCAACCAGGATGGCAACGCAGACCATGCGAGGCACGACTGGTCTCATCCAGAGTGGGGAGCACCCAGCTCTTCTCAGAGAGAAGGTGTGCACTCCTGGAGGCTGCACCGTCAACGGAGTCCTTgttcttgaagaagagcgcgTGCGCGGGACCATCTCCAAGGCTGTACGAGAGGCGACCTTGGTGGCGGGCCAGCTTGGTAAGAACATTCAGGCCGCTAACAACGTCCCTCAAAATGACATTCACCCACACTACGACGAATAA
- a CDS encoding uncharacterized protein (EggNog:ENOG41~TransMembrane:2 (i383-407o419-440i)) — MDDYMFKYFVDECRVVEEKTSYIEIFNYSDPFYNSVEEHPLPMSEFENFLNQRGAFEPPQKMREGTKLLSGIRLLIQKDAQHKDTFMPKVISLPKEKYMYMVRTMKLPFRGIETSSVVGPFFWCAYDQDDDDPHLQIVHRKSDVRKKGKTRGWEMMLSYSFKSGITTGFMKGTPSSDIIQALKHLRECYGQVGHPMLLPTIILSHDLSPANDQKQRDARDWLRRLENAVSLRDEVEPEEQYFQDGILSIDGLNRDLVECHSHVMWKRPQAYFALVREMELSMERFKVLWNDWKKDFLTDEEIAHRKTIDQLHRSMMARMEFYRVKLKGLENYIHTTLERLKVQREALYNIMSQREARLNLEIAGEQRRIAHASKRDSTAMKTISLMGALFLPGTYLASVFSMTFFNFQSGADPVISNWLWVYFIITVPLTILIVGSWIWYDRRKEARYADLDKELEGDIEQMEVSIMKSLRRRTMSKANTWNSTISPAP; from the exons ATGGACGATTACATGTTCAAGTATTTTGTGGATGAGTGTCGCGTtgtggaggagaagacgagctATATTGAGATTTTCAATTACTCT GACCCGTTTTACAACTCAGTCGAGGAGCATCCGCTGCCCATGTCCGAGTTTGAGAATTTTCTGAATCAAAGG GGTGCTTTTGAGCCGCCACAGAAGATGCGTGAAGGAACCAAACTCCTGAGCGGCATTCGACTCCT TATCCAAAAAGATGCTCAGCACAAGGACACATTCATGCCCAAGGTCATCTCTCTACCGAAagaaaagtacatgtacatggtAAGGACAATGAAGCTGCCCTTCCGAGGCATAGAAACGTCGTCTGTGGTTGGGCCGTTTTTCTGGTGTGCGTACGAtcaggatgatgatgacccGCATCTAC AAATCGTACACCGGAAATCAGATGTCCGCAAAAAGGGCAAAACCCGGGGCTGGGAGATGATGCTGTCCTACTCATTCAAAAGCGGCATTACCACGGGCTTCATGAAGGGCACGCCCAGCTCAGATATCATTCAAGCGCTCAAGCATCTACGGGAGTGCTATGGTCAAGTCGGCCACCCGATGCTCCTACCGACCATCATCCTCTCGCACGATCTCTCGCCTGCCAACGACCAGAAGCAACGTGATGCGCGTGACTGGCTACGTCGGCTGGAGAATGCAGTGAGCTTGCGCGACGAAGTTGAGCCGGAAGAGCAGTATTTCCAGGATGGAATCCTGTCTATTGACGGGCTGAATCGCGACCTGGTGGAGTGCCATAGCCATGTTATGTGGAAGCGGCCTCAGGCTTACTTTGCGCTGGTGCGAGAGATGGAGCTGTCGATGGAACGGTTCAAAGTTTTATGGAACGACTGGAAGAAGGATTTCCTGACGGACGAGGAGATTGCGCATAGGAAGACGATCGATCAGCTGCACAGGAGCATGATGGCCCGGATGGAGTTTTACAGGGTTAAGCTCAAGGGGTTGGAGAATTATATCCACACTACGCTGGAGAGGCTGAAAGTGCAGCGAGAAGCG CTTTACAATATCATGTCTCAGCGAGAGGCGCGACTCAACCTCGAAATTGCCGGAGAGCAGCGTCGGATCGCACATGCAAGCAAGCGGGACAGCACAGCCATGAAGACTATATCTTTGATGGGCGCGCTCTTCTTGCCGGGCACCTACCTCGCTTCTGTCTTTAGCATGACGTTTTTCAACTTTCAATCTG gagCCGATCCCGTCATCTCCAACTGGCTCTGGGTCTACTTCATCATCACCGTCCCCTTGaccatcctcatcgtcggaTCCTGGATCTGGTACGACCGCCGCAAGGAAGCCCGCTACGCAGACCTCGACAAAGAGCTGGAGGGCGACATTGAGCAGATGGAAGTCAGCATCATGAAATCGCTCCGTAGGAGGACGATGAGCAAAGCGAATACCTGGAACTCGACCATCAGCCCTGCGCCATAG